From the genome of Glycine max cultivar Williams 82 chromosome 2, Glycine_max_v4.0, whole genome shotgun sequence, one region includes:
- the LOC100792107 gene encoding spermidine synthase 1-like yields the protein MAAENVVEFTDLPVKRPREEEEEEQTNGVSNDAVSTLPNDPQYPGISAVIPGWFSEISPMWPGEAHSLKVEKILFQGKSDYQNVMVFQSSTYGKVLVLDGVIQLTERDECAYQEMITHLPLCSISNPKKVLVIGGGDGGVLREVARHASVEKIDICEIDKMVVDVSKQFFPDIAVGFEDPRVTLTVGDGVAFLKNVPEGTYDAVIVDSSDPIGPAQELFEKPFFASVAKALRPGGVVCTQAESIWLHMHIIEDIVANCRQIFKGSINYAWTTVPTYPSGMIGFMLCSTEGPLVDFKHPVNPINENDSQQSRPLKFYNSEIHTAAFCLPSFAKRKIGSKTN from the exons ATGGCTGCGGAAAACGTTGTAGAGTTCACAGACTTACCCGTCAAGAGAcctagagaagaagaagaagaagaacaaaccAATGGAGTCTCCAACGACGCCGTTTCAACGCTACCCAATGACCCTCAATACCCTGGTATCTCTGCTGTTATTCCCGGTTGGTTCTCAGAAATCAGCCCAATGTGGCCTG GGGAGGCGCACTCCTTGAAGGTGGAAAAGATTTTGTTTCAAGGGAAGTCTGACTATCAGAATGTCATGGTCTTCCAG TCATCAACATATGGCAAGGTTCTTGTTTTGGATGGAGTCATTCAGCTCACAGAAAGGGATGAGTGTGCCTACCAAGAGATGATCACTCATCTTCCTCTTTGCTCTATTTCAAACCCCAAAAAG gTTTTGGTTATTGGTGGAGGAGATGGTGGAGTCCTGCGGGAAGTAGCTCGTCATGCCTCAGTAGAGAAGATAGACATTTGTGAAATAGACAAGATGGTTGTCGAT GTCTCTAAACAATTTTTCCCTGATATAGCAGTAGGTTTTGAGGACCCACGTGTAACACTTACTGTTGGTGATG GAGTTGCATTCTTGAAGAATGTTCCAGAAGGAACTTACGATGCAGTTATAGTGGATTCATCCGACCCTATTG GCCCTGCTCAAGAGCTGTTTGAAAAACCCTTTTTTGCGTCCGTTGCAAAGGCTCTTCGTCCTGGAGGAGTTGTGTGTACTCAAGCAGAAAGTATATGGCTTCATATGCACATCATTGAGGACATTGTGGCTAATTGTCGCCAAATATTCAAAGGTTCTATCAACTATGCATGGACCACAGTTCCTACATACCCAAG TGGGATGATTGGTTTTATGCTTTGCTCAACTGAGGGTCCTCTTGTTGATTTCAAGCATCCAGTGAATCCTATAAATGAGAATGATAGTCAGCAATCAAGACCATTGAAATTTTACAACTCTGAG ATTCATACAGCGGCTTTCTGTTTGCCATCTTTTGCTAAGAGGAAGATTGGttctaaaacaaattga